From the Mycobacterium noviomagense genome, the window AATGGTACGCAAAACTGCCGTGCCCGGGCGCGGCAGGCCCTACTGCGGCTCAGTGCCAGATCGATCGCCTTCGCCGTCAACTGCCGCTTCCTCCACCGCGACCGCAGCCGGGTCCGGTGGGTCAGCAGCCGGCTGCTCGACGGACTCCTCGATCATTGACTCGCCGGGCACAGGTGGCCAGTAAGCGCGCCACTCTTCTTCAGTTACGACACCGAGCGGAGTGACGTCGAGCTCCTCGGGAATGTCGTCACCGCGCCGCCCCGCGGCAATCGCCTTCTCGGTGTCGCGGACAGTATCCATGAACTCCAAAACAGCTGAGCGCAACGCGTTTTCCGCGTCGCCGTCGGCTGCAACCGCGATCGACGTGATGGACTCAGGGATCAGGTCGGCCGGTAGACCGGCGTTGTAAACGCGTTGAATCACTTTTTGCGCCAACGCCAAGGCAGGCTGCGCGGTAGGAACGTCATCGAGCACGGACTTCCGCGACTTCTCAGTCGCCTTGCGTTCTTTCCACTGAGCCAATTGTTCATCGAGCGAGATCTCCTCGCCGGCAAGCACTCCCGGCACGCGGTTGCCCAGTTTTCGCACCAGCGCATCGGCGACGTCGTCGATGGTGAACGGATGCTGTGGTGCGTCCTCGGCGATCCGCGCGTGAAAAAGGACCTGCAGCAACACGTCGCCGAGTTCTTCGCGCAGCTCGTCAGCATTGCCGCTTCGCACCGCGTCGAAAAGCTCGTAGGTCTCCTCCAACAAATAGCGGCGCAGCGAATCGTGAGTCTGCTCACTTTCCCACGGGCCGGCCGTGCGCAGTTTGTCCATCATCGCCACGGCGTCGACCAATCGCTCGCCGCGCTGCGCCTCAGGTGCCGAAATCAACCGGTCCCCCGCGGCCAATCGTGCGGTGACTGCGGGATGGTCGGGGTCAGACGACAGCAAGACCGGGGCGTCTTCTCCGGTCAGCGCCGGGCGGGCGGCAGGCAGCGACCAGGGCACGACGACCGGCATCTCCTCGGTGTATTGCACCTCGCCGCTAAGCAGTTCGATGGCCTCGACCGGAACCAACGACGGACGGCGCGGGTCGACCAAGACGACAGTCATGGGCGCCACTCCTCAATCCCGGCCAGCAACGTCACCGGGCCGGTACCGAATTCGTTATACCAACTTCTGCCTGGGGCTTTCCATGGAGCGCCAATACGAGGTCCGCCACCATTTGGACCAGCTCGACGTCGCGAATGCGCGGCGCCGCAATGCCGCCGGCCCGCGGAATCGGAACCTGCACCGTCGACGTGGTGGCGCGGTAACGGGCGCCGGGATGCAACCGCGCCAGGCGCACCTGTGCTGAATCCGGCAGGATCATCGGCGCCAGCCGCAGCGTCGCCTCCGACGGGGCGGATACCTCCGTGATGCCGAATCGGCGGCACAACAAGCGCAGCCGCGCCACCGCCACCAACCGCTGGGCCGGTTCGGGCAGTGCGCCGTAGCGGTCTGTGAGTTCATCGATGACGGCGTCGACGGCGGCGTCGTCGGCCGCGGCAGCCAACCGGCGGTATGCCTCCAGTCGCAGTCGGTCGCTGGCGATGTAGTCCGGCGGTAGATGCGCGTCCACCGGCAGGTCGATCCGCACGTCTTTGGGCTCTTCGGCAGTGGTGACGGTCTTGCCGTCGGCGGCCGCACGATAGGCCTCCACGGCCTCGCCCACCAGGCGCACGTACAGGTCGAAGCCGACCCCGGCGACGTGGCCGGACTGCTCGACGCCCAGTACATTGCCGGCGCCGCGGATCTCCAGGTCTTTCATGGCCACCGCCATGCCGGCGCCTAGCTCGTTGTTCTGGGCGATCGTGGCCAGCCTGTCATAGGCGGTCTCGGTCAGCGGCGCATGCGGCGGATACAAGAAATAGGCATAGCCGCGTTCCCGGCTGCGGCCGACTCGACCGCGCAGCTGGTGCAGTTGGGCCAGGCCGAACGTGTCGGCTCGTTCCACGATCAGCGTGTTCGCGTTCGAGATGTCCAAGCCGGTCTCGACAATGGTGGTGCACACCAGGATGTCGTATTCGCGGTTCCAGAAGCCCTGGACGGTGCGTTCCAGCAGGTCCTCGTTCATCTGGCCGTGCGCGACGGCGACGCGGGCCTCAGGCACCAGTTGTCGGACTCGGGCGGCGGCATGCTCGATCGAGCTGACCCGGTTGTGCACGTAGAACGCCTGCCCGTCACGCAACAACTCGCGGCGCAACGCGGCGGCGATCTGCTTGTCGTCGTGCGGCCCGACATAGGTCAGCACCGGGTAGCGGTCTTCGGGCGGAGTCAGAATCGTCGACATCTCCCGGATCCCGGCCAGGCTCATCTCCAGCGTGCGCGGGATGGGTGTCGCGCTCATCGTCAGCACGTCGACGTGGGTTCGCAGGCTTTTGATGTGCTCCTTGTGTTCGACGCCGAAACGCTGTTCCTCGTCGACAATGACCAGCCCGAGGTCCTTCCAGCGCACCCCGGTCTGCAGCAGCCGGTGAGTGCCGATCACGATGTCGACGGTGCCGTCGGCCAGGCCGTCCAGCACAGTGCGCGACTCAGCCGGCCCGGTGAATCGGGAGAGGCCCTTGATGGTTACCGGGAACTCCGACATGCGCTCGGTGAACGTCTGCAGATGCTGGTCGGCCAGGAGTGTGGTGGGCACCAGGACGGCGACCTGCTTGCCGTCCTGCACCGCCTTGAACGCTGCCCGCACCGCAATCTCGGTCTTGCCGTAGCCGACGTCGCCGCAAATCACCCGGTCCATGGGGATCGGCTTTTCCATGTCGGCTTTGACTTCGGTGATCGCGGTCAGCTGATCGACGGTCTCGGTGAAGCCGAAGGCGTCTTCCATCTCGGCCTGCCACGGCGTATCCGGCCCGAACGCATGTCCGGGCGTGGCCTGCCGTTTGGCGTACAGCGCCACCAGCTCGCCCGCGATCTCGCGCACCGCGCGCCGGGCCTTGGTCTTGGTATTGGCCCAGTCGCTGCCGCCGAGCCGACTCAAAGCCGGCGCCTGGCCGCCGACGTAGCGCGACAGCTGGTCCAGCGAATCCATCGGCACGTAGAGCTTGTCGGTGTCGTGCTGGCCGCGCTTGGTTGAGGCGTATTCCAGCACCAGGTATTCGCGGCGCGCGCCGCCGACGGTGCGTTCGGTCATCTCGACGAACCGGCCGATGCCGTGCTGGTCGTGCACGACCAGGTCGCCCGGGTTCAGCGCCAGCGGGTCGACCACGTTGCGTCGCTTGGCCGCCAGGCGCTTGCCGTCGGTGGCGGCCACCCGGTTACCGGTGAGGTCGGTCTCGGTGATGATTACGAGATTCGCGCCGGGCACTATCACGCCGTCGTGCAGCGGGCCCTTGAGCACGCCGACCACACCGGGCTTCGGCGCAGCACCCGGCTCCAATAACGTTGCGGCCGTGTCGGATTCGGCGAGTCGCTCGACCACGCGCTGCGCGGTACCGGCGCCGGGCGCAACGACGGCAGCGTGTCCGCCGGTGGCGACCTGGGCGCGCAGCATCGCGAAGATCTCGTCGATGTCGCGCTGATGGCCACGCGCCGACGGGGCCGCGCGCAGTTCGAGTTCGATCGCGGACTCGTCGGAGAGCTGGCTGAGCGTCCACCATGGATGACCCGCCTTGCGTGCGGTGGCGCGCACCTCGTCGAATTCGATGAATCCCGATCGGCCGAGCTGCTCGACGTCGACCGGCGCATCACCGCCGATCGCGGCCACCGACCATGAGGCTTCGAGGAATTCGCGGCCGCTCTTGATCAGATCGGCGGCGCGGGTGCGCACCTTTTCCGGATCGCAGACCAATACCGGAGTGCCCTGCGGCAACTGGTCGGTCAGCAAAGTCAAGTCGTCGGGACGCAAGACCGGCAGCAGCGCCTCCATGCCATCGACCGGAATGCCTTCGGCCAGCTTGGCCAGCATGTCGGTGACGGTGCCGGTGACTGTGCGCTCGGCCGCGGGATGTTTTCCGGCCAATGCGGCGGCCCGGCTCCGCACGTCGTCGGACAGCAGGAGCTCCCGGCAGGCCACCGCGACCAGCGTGTCGACGCTGACCTCAGGAATGGAGCGTTGATCGGCCACCGAGAACATCCGCATCTCGGTGATCTCGTCACCCCAGAACTCGATGCGTACCGGGTGTTCGGCGGTCGGCGGGAAGACGTCGAGGATCCCGCCGCGCACCGCAAACTCTCCGCGCCGGCCGACCATGTCCGCCCGGGTATAGGCCAACTCGACCAGCCGGGCTATGACGTGTTCGAACGCAACCTCGTCACCGATGGAAAGGGTGAGCGGCTCGATGTCGCCCAAGCGCGGTGTCATCGGCTGCAGCAGCGAGCGCGCCGAGGTCACCACCACCCGCAGCGGCGGCCCGAGCCGGGCGTCGTCGGGGCGAGCCAGCCGGCGCAGCACCATAAGACGAGCGCCCACGGTGTCCACGCCCGGTGAGAGGCGCTCGTGCGGCAGGGTTTCCCAGGACGGAAACTTGGCCACCGCGTCGCCGTAGACGCCGCACAGTTCGGCGGTCAGGTCGTCGGCTTCGCGGCTGGTGGCGGTAACCACCAGCAGCGGACCCTGGCAAGCCAGCGCGCTGGCCACGAATACGCGTGCGCTGGCCGGTCCGACCAGGCTCAATTCGGCGGGTCGATCGGCTGCCCGGTCGATGAGTTGCTGGAATGTCGGCGCGCTCAGCGCCAAGTCGACGAGCCCCGCGATCGGGGTATCTGGTCGGGCAAACCCCGGTGCGGTCATGATGCGGCCATTCTATGCTTCGTTCGATTCACGTTGCGGCTCTGGCCAACTCAGGTGATCGCCGCCACACCGCGGACGCGGCGCTACGACTGCCGGGCGAATGACGCGTTCGGTCGCTGCAAAACTCCGTCAATTTCGGGCTCGGCGCCGTCAAAGATTCGTTAGGGCAGCGGCATCCGACGACGGCCGAACGCACCGTGGAAGCATGACCACAACATTGGTGGATGTTTTGCCGTCCATCGGTTATGCCGCTCCCCCGCGGTTCGATCCGGCCATCTGGCCGGTCACGGCGCACGCCGACGAGGAGGGCCGGCTGTGCATCGGCGACGTGCCGCTCACGGACATCGCCGACGAGTTCCGCACCCCGGCCTATGTGATCGACGAAGCTGACTTCAGATATCGGGCCCGGCACTACCGCCAGGCGCTGCGCGGCACTGAGGTCGTCTATGCCGGCAAGTCGCTGCTGAGCATCGCGGTGGCGCGGTGGGTCCGCGAAGAGGGGTTGAGCCTTGACGTCTGCTCGGCCGGCGAGCTGACAACCGCGATAGCCGGTGGCGTGGACCGGGCCCGCATCGTCATGCACGGCAACGCGAAATCGATCGAGGAACTGCGTGCCGCTGTGCGCGTCGGGGTCGGGCGCATCGTGGTGGATTCCTGCATGGAGATCACGTACCTGGCGGGGTTGGCCAGCCGACGCCAACGGGTGCTCATCCGGGTGACCCCAGACTTCTCGGCCAACGGGGACGTCCTCGGCGGCGGCCAGGCCGCCGAGGCGGTGGCGCGTGTGCTGGCCCACCCGAACCTCGACCTGATCGGGCTGCACTGCCACCTTGGCTCGCAGGTCACCGATCCGGCCAGCTACGGCGAAGCGATTCGCCGGATGGTCGCCGCGACGGCCGACATTCGCGCCAAACACGGCGTCATCCTCACTGAGCTCAATATCGGTGGCGGCCATGGCATTCCGTATCTGCCCGGTGACCCCGAACTCGACGTCGACGAGCTGGCCGGCGTGATCGACGAGGCGCTGGACGCGGCGTGTGCCGTTGAGCGGTTCCCGCGTCCGGTCGTGGTGGTCGAGCCGGGCCGGGGCATCAGCGGGCGCGCCGGTGTCACGCTGTATCGGGTGTGTGCGGTGAAGACGCAGCCGGATGGGCGGACCTTCGTCGTCGTCGACGGCGGGATGAGCGACAACCCGCGAGTGGCGTTGTACGGCGCGAAACACACCGTGGCGCTCGCTAACCGGCACCCGCTGGGACGAAGGCAACGTGTCACGGTGGCGGGGCGGCACTGCGAGGCCGGCGACGAGATCGCCCGCGATATCGAGCTGCCCGCCGACCTGCATCCCGGCGACTTGTTGGCCGTGGCCTGCACGGGTGCCTATAACCACAGCATGGCGTCGAACTACAACATGGTCGGCCGGCCGCCGCTGGTGGCGGTCAAAGACGGGCGGACCCGTGAACTGGTGCGCCGCGAAACGACAGCAGACTTGCTGGCGCGCGACAGGGGTTAGGCGGCTACTCGTCCTGCAGGCGTGGGTCGGCTTCGAGATGGGTCAAGCCGTTCCACATCAGGTTGACCAGATGCGCGGCGACGACTTCTTTCTTCGGTTCCCGAGTGTCCAGCCACCACTGCGCCGTCATCGACACCGAGCCGACCAGCGCCTGCGCATACAGCGGCGCCATTTCCGGGTCGAGGCCGCGGCGGGCGAAGTCCCCGGCCAAGATCGACGACACCTGGCTGACGGCGTCGTTGAGCAGGGTGGAATAGGTGCCCGAGGTGATCGCTGCCGGGGAGTCGCGGATGAGGATGCGAAACCCGTCGGTGCGCTCCTCGACGTAGGTCAGTAACGCCAGAGCAACCCGCTCGATGCGCACCCGCGACCGGTTGTTGGTTAAAGACGACGTGACGCCGTCCAGCAGCGCCGACATCTCGCGGTCGACGACGACGGCGTACAGCCCCTCCTTGCCGCCGAAATGCTCGTAGACCACCGGCTTGGACACGTTGGCCCGCAATGCGATCTCTTCGATCGAGGTCCCGTCATAGCCGCGTTCGGCAAATAGCGAGCGTGCGATATCGATCAGTTGATGCCGTCGCTCGCTGCCGGTCATCCTGGCCCGGGGCGTCCGCACCTCTTTGTCTGGTGCTGCCACGGCTACCAGCGTATCGGCTTGCATTAGAGTGGACGCGGTCCTTGGCGGTAGTCGACCGCTCGCCACATCGATCCGTCGTGGTGTAATCGGCAGCACATCAGATTTTGGTTCTGAGAGTTCAGGTTCGAGTCCTGGCGACGGAGCTGGCCCATATACCGCGCTTTTTTGCCGCGAGCGTGCGGAAAATGACACGCTTGACGGCGTGTCGGCGTACAAACACGCACACTCGCGGCGGAAGGCCGGGCGGAAAGCCGGGGAGGCTTGATGACAACTCACGGCGAATCGGCGGTCCTGGTGTTGGCAGCGGGAGCCGGAACCCGGATGCGTTCAGACACCCCCAAGGTGCTGCACACGCTCGCCGGGCGCAGCATGTTGGCGCACTGCCTGCATTCGATCGCCAAGGTGGCACCACAGCACCTGGTCGTGGTGCTGGGCCAAAACCGCGAGCGCATCGCGCCCGTCGTCGCCGAACTGGCCGAGACGCTGGGTCGCCCGATCGACGTGGCGATGCAGGATCAGCAGCTGGGCACAGGACATGCCGTGCTGTGTGGACTTTCTGCGCTGCCCGATGACTACAGCGGCGTCGTCGTCGTCACCTCGGCCGATATTCCGCTGCTGGATGCCGACACCCTGGCCGACCTGATCGCCGCGCACCGTGCCCAACCGGTCGCGGTCACCGTGTTGACCACGACGCTGAGCGACCCCACCGGCTACGGCCGCATCCTGCGGACCCAAGACAATGAAGTGATTGCGATCGTCGAGCAAGCCGACGCGACACCGTCCCAGCGGGAGATTCGTGAAGTCAACGCCGGGGTCTACGCCTTCGACATCGCGGCGCTGCGCTCGGCGCTGAGCCGGCTGTCCGCCGACAATGCCCAGCGCGAGCTTTACCTCACCGACGTGATCTCGATCGTCCGCCAAGACGGGCGGACCGTACACGCCCGGCACGTCGACGACAGCGTGCTGGTCGCCGGAGTGAACAACCGAGTCCAGCTGGCCGAGCTGGCTGCCGAGCTCAACCGCCGCATCGTCGCCGGGCACCAGCTGGCCGGCGTCACCGTCGCCGATCCCGCCACCACCTGGATCGACGTCGACGTCACCATCGGTCGGGACACCGTCATCGCGCCGGGAACACAGCTGCTCGGCCGCACGCGCATCGGCGGACGCTGCACCATCGGCCCGGACACCACCCTGGCCGATGTGGCCGTCGGCGAGGCCGCGTCGGTGATCCGCACTCACGGCACCTCGGCGTCAATCGGTGACGGCGCGGCGGTCGGGCCCTTCACTTACCTGCGGCCCGGCACCGTCTTGGGCGCCGACGGGAAACTGGGCGCGTTCGTCGAGACCAAGAACTGCACGATCGGTACCGGCACCAAGGTGCCGCACCTGACCTACGTCGGCGATGCCGACATCGGCGAGTACAGCAATATCGGCGCTTCCAGCGTGTTCGTCAACTACGACGGCGAGACCAAGCAGCGCACGACCATCGGTTCCCACGTGCGCACCGGCTCCGACACCATGTTCGTCGCGCCGGTCACCGTGGGCGATGGCGCCTACACCGGTGCCGGCACGGTGGTGCGCCACGACGTCCCACCCGGGGCGTTGGCGGTGTCGGCAGGCCCGCAACGCAACATCGAGAACTGGGTGCAGCGCAAGCGCCCGGGCAGCGCGGCCGCCAAGGCCGCCGAGAAGGCGCAGGCCACCGTAAACGACCCGGATGAACCCGACCAGACACCTTGATGTTTCTCTCCTTACTATTTAGGCACTGTTAGGCACATATCGCGATCCGAACGGCGGGGGCACCACGTGAGCCACGACTGGACCGACAACCGCAAAAACTTGATGCTGTTCGCGGGTCGAGCGCACCCTGAGCTGGCCGAACAGGTCGCCAAGGAACTCGACGTCCACGTCACCGCGCAAACTGCCCGTGACTTCGCCAACGGCGAGATCTTCGTGCGCTACCACGAATCCGTACGGGGCTGCGACGCATTCGTCTTGCAGTCACATCCCGCGCCGCTCAACAAGTGGCTGATGGAACAGCTGATCATGCTCGACGCGCTCAAGCGGGGCAGCGCCAAGCGGATCACCGCCGTCGTACCGTTCTATCCCTACGCCCGCCAGGACAAAAAGCACCGCGGCCGCGAACCGATCTCGGCGCGCCTGGTCGCCGACCTGCTCAAGACGGCCGGGGCCGACCGGATCGTGACGGTCGACCTGCACACCGACCAGATCCAGGGCTTCTTCGACGGGCCCGTCGACCACATGCGCGCGCAGAACCTGCTCACCGGCTACCTCAAGGACAACTACAGCGGCCACGACCTCGTGGTCGTCTCCCCCGACTCCGGCAGGGTGCGCATCGCCGAGAAGTGGGCCGACTCGCTCGGGGGCGTTCCGCTGGCCTTCATCCACAAGACTCGCGACCCACGGGTGCCCAACCAGGTCAAGTCCAACCGCGTCGTCGGCGAGGTCGCGGGCAAGACGTGCATCCTGATCGACGACATGATCGACACCGGTGGCACCATCGCCGCAGCCGTGCCCCTGCTGAAGGAGGACGGCGCCGGAGACGTGATCGTCGCCGCCACCCACGGCGTGTTGTCCGATCCTGCGCCCAGGCTGTTGGCGGAGTGCGGGGCCCGTGAGGTGATCGTCACCAACACGCTGCCGATCGACGAGACCAAGCGTTTCCCGCAACTGACGGTGTTGTCGATTGCGCCCCTGTTAGCCAGCACTATCCGTGCGGTCTTCGAAAACGGTTCGGTGACAGGGCTTTTCGACGGAGACGCGTAAATGCCCGGTACCTCGAACGATACTGTCATCTACCACAACCCCAAGTGCAGCACGTCGCGCAAAACATTGGAGTTGTTGCGCGACAACGGCATCGAGCCAACCATCGTCGAATACTTGAAGACTCCTCCGTCGCGTGAGCAGCTGGTGAAGATGATCCGCGACGCCGGCATCGATGTATGCACCGCGGTGCGCACCCGTGAGCCGCTGTACGCCGAGCTGAACCTGGCCGACGCCACCGACGAGGAGTTGCTCGACGCGATGGCCGAACATCCCATCTTGATCCAACGCCCATTCGTCGTGACGGCCAAGGGCACCCGGCTGGCTCGTCCGGTTGACGCGGTCCACGAGATTCTGTGAGGCTCACCGCGATCAGGCGATGTGCGGGCGCCGTCGTGCTCCTGGCGCTGACCGCGGTCGGCTGTAGCGCGAAAGAACCTGACTACCAGTCGGTTTGGACGACGAGCTCGACGACCAGCACCACGACGACCGCCCCGGAGCCCCAGCCGCTCGGCCAGTACCTGGAAGGCATCGGCGTCACCGGGGAACAGGTGGCCCCCGACAAGCTGACCGATCTGACGGTGTCGATCCCCACACCACCGGGCTGGGAGAAATTCAACAACCCCAGCATCACTCCGGCCACCCAGGCGATCGCCAAGAACGGCAGCTACCCGATCGCGATGCTGATGGTGTTCAAGCTGGGCGGGGACTTCAATACCGCAGACGTGATCAAGCATGCCAACGCCGACGCCGAACGCTCGGAGAATTTCAAGAAATTGAACGCGTCCACAGCCGACTTCCACGGCTTCCCGTCGTCGATGATCGAGGGCAGCTACGACCTCAACGGCAAACGGCTGCACGGCTGGAACCGGGTCGTCATCGCTACCGGATCCCCTCCGGCCAAGCAGCGTTACCTCGTTCAGCTCACGATCACCAGCATGGCCGACCAAGCCTTCCCCGACGCGCAGGACATCGAGGCGATCATCGCCGGGTTCACCGTCGCCGCCAAGTAGCCAGGAGCATCGTGTGCCTTGGCGGCGTTACTGTATCCGCCATGGGTTGGACCGCCGCAGACTTGCCGTCATTCGCCGGACGCACCGTGATTGTCACCGGTGCCAACAGTGGCCTGGGCGCGGTGGCGGCCGGCGAACTGGCCCGGGTCGGCGCTCAGGTCATCGTGGCGGCACGCAACACCGAGAAAGGCGAGGCCGCCGCCCGGCAGATGACCGGCAACGTCGAGGTGCGCCGACTCGACTTGCAGGACTTGGCCTCGGTGCGCGACTTCGCCGACACCATCGACAGGGTCGACGTGCTGATCAACAATGCCGGCATCATGGCCACCCCGGAGGCCAGGACCGTTGACGGCTTCGAAAGTCAGATCGGCACCAATCACCTCGGTCACTTCGCGCTGACGAATCTGTTGCTGCCTAAGCTGACCGACAGGGTGGTGACGGTGTCGTCGTTCTTCCACTGGATGGGCCGCATCAACCTTCATGACCTGAACTGGCAGTCGCGGCGATACTCGCGGTGGCTGGCCTACGGCCAGTCCAAACTGGCCAACCTGTTGTTCACCAGCGAATTGCAGCGGCGGCTGGATTCGGTTGGCTCACCGCTGCGCGCGGTGGCTGTCCATCCCGGCTATTCGCGAACCAATCTGCAGGGGCATTCCGGTAACCGGGTCGAAGACGCGCTGATGGCGATCGGCAACCGGTTTTTCGCCACCGACGCCGACTTCGGCGCCCGCCAGACGCTGTA encodes:
- the arsC gene encoding arsenate reductase (glutaredoxin) (This arsenate reductase requires both glutathione and glutaredoxin to convert arsenate to arsenite, after which the efflux transporter formed by ArsA and ArsB can extrude the arsenite from the cell, providing resistance.) → MPGTSNDTVIYHNPKCSTSRKTLELLRDNGIEPTIVEYLKTPPSREQLVKMIRDAGIDVCTAVRTREPLYAELNLADATDEELLDAMAEHPILIQRPFVVTAKGTRLARPVDAVHEIL
- the mfd gene encoding transcription-repair coupling factor — translated: MTAPGFARPDTPIAGLVDLALSAPTFQQLIDRAADRPAELSLVGPASARVFVASALACQGPLLVVTATSREADDLTAELCGVYGDAVAKFPSWETLPHERLSPGVDTVGARLMVLRRLARPDDARLGPPLRVVVTSARSLLQPMTPRLGDIEPLTLSIGDEVAFEHVIARLVELAYTRADMVGRRGEFAVRGGILDVFPPTAEHPVRIEFWGDEITEMRMFSVADQRSIPEVSVDTLVAVACRELLLSDDVRSRAAALAGKHPAAERTVTGTVTDMLAKLAEGIPVDGMEALLPVLRPDDLTLLTDQLPQGTPVLVCDPEKVRTRAADLIKSGREFLEASWSVAAIGGDAPVDVEQLGRSGFIEFDEVRATARKAGHPWWTLSQLSDESAIELELRAAPSARGHQRDIDEIFAMLRAQVATGGHAAVVAPGAGTAQRVVERLAESDTAATLLEPGAAPKPGVVGVLKGPLHDGVIVPGANLVIITETDLTGNRVAATDGKRLAAKRRNVVDPLALNPGDLVVHDQHGIGRFVEMTERTVGGARREYLVLEYASTKRGQHDTDKLYVPMDSLDQLSRYVGGQAPALSRLGGSDWANTKTKARRAVREIAGELVALYAKRQATPGHAFGPDTPWQAEMEDAFGFTETVDQLTAITEVKADMEKPIPMDRVICGDVGYGKTEIAVRAAFKAVQDGKQVAVLVPTTLLADQHLQTFTERMSEFPVTIKGLSRFTGPAESRTVLDGLADGTVDIVIGTHRLLQTGVRWKDLGLVIVDEEQRFGVEHKEHIKSLRTHVDVLTMSATPIPRTLEMSLAGIREMSTILTPPEDRYPVLTYVGPHDDKQIAAALRRELLRDGQAFYVHNRVSSIEHAAARVRQLVPEARVAVAHGQMNEDLLERTVQGFWNREYDILVCTTIVETGLDISNANTLIVERADTFGLAQLHQLRGRVGRSRERGYAYFLYPPHAPLTETAYDRLATIAQNNELGAGMAVAMKDLEIRGAGNVLGVEQSGHVAGVGFDLYVRLVGEAVEAYRAAADGKTVTTAEEPKDVRIDLPVDAHLPPDYIASDRLRLEAYRRLAAAADDAAVDAVIDELTDRYGALPEPAQRLVAVARLRLLCRRFGITEVSAPSEATLRLAPMILPDSAQVRLARLHPGARYRATTSTVQVPIPRAGGIAAPRIRDVELVQMVADLVLALHGKPQAEVGITNSVPAR
- a CDS encoding oxidoreductase, translating into MGWTAADLPSFAGRTVIVTGANSGLGAVAAGELARVGAQVIVAARNTEKGEAAARQMTGNVEVRRLDLQDLASVRDFADTIDRVDVLINNAGIMATPEARTVDGFESQIGTNHLGHFALTNLLLPKLTDRVVTVSSFFHWMGRINLHDLNWQSRRYSRWLAYGQSKLANLLFTSELQRRLDSVGSPLRAVAVHPGYSRTNLQGHSGNRVEDALMAIGNRFFATDADFGARQTLYAASQDLAGDTFIGPRFGMLGRTQPVARSPLAKRESTAAALWELSEQLTGVKFPL
- the glmU gene encoding bifunctional UDP-N-acetylglucosamine diphosphorylase/glucosamine-1-phosphate N-acetyltransferase GlmU; this translates as MTTHGESAVLVLAAGAGTRMRSDTPKVLHTLAGRSMLAHCLHSIAKVAPQHLVVVLGQNRERIAPVVAELAETLGRPIDVAMQDQQLGTGHAVLCGLSALPDDYSGVVVVTSADIPLLDADTLADLIAAHRAQPVAVTVLTTTLSDPTGYGRILRTQDNEVIAIVEQADATPSQREIREVNAGVYAFDIAALRSALSRLSADNAQRELYLTDVISIVRQDGRTVHARHVDDSVLVAGVNNRVQLAELAAELNRRIVAGHQLAGVTVADPATTWIDVDVTIGRDTVIAPGTQLLGRTRIGGRCTIGPDTTLADVAVGEAASVIRTHGTSASIGDGAAVGPFTYLRPGTVLGADGKLGAFVETKNCTIGTGTKVPHLTYVGDADIGEYSNIGASSVFVNYDGETKQRTTIGSHVRTGSDTMFVAPVTVGDGAYTGAGTVVRHDVPPGALAVSAGPQRNIENWVQRKRPGSAAAKAAEKAQATVNDPDEPDQTP
- a CDS encoding TetR/AcrR family transcriptional regulator, whose translation is MTGSERRHQLIDIARSLFAERGYDGTSIEEIALRANVSKPVVYEHFGGKEGLYAVVVDREMSALLDGVTSSLTNNRSRVRIERVALALLTYVEERTDGFRILIRDSPAAITSGTYSTLLNDAVSQVSSILAGDFARRGLDPEMAPLYAQALVGSVSMTAQWWLDTREPKKEVVAAHLVNLMWNGLTHLEADPRLQDE
- the lysA gene encoding diaminopimelate decarboxylase, whose product is MTTTLVDVLPSIGYAAPPRFDPAIWPVTAHADEEGRLCIGDVPLTDIADEFRTPAYVIDEADFRYRARHYRQALRGTEVVYAGKSLLSIAVARWVREEGLSLDVCSAGELTTAIAGGVDRARIVMHGNAKSIEELRAAVRVGVGRIVVDSCMEITYLAGLASRRQRVLIRVTPDFSANGDVLGGGQAAEAVARVLAHPNLDLIGLHCHLGSQVTDPASYGEAIRRMVAATADIRAKHGVILTELNIGGGHGIPYLPGDPELDVDELAGVIDEALDAACAVERFPRPVVVVEPGRGISGRAGVTLYRVCAVKTQPDGRTFVVVDGGMSDNPRVALYGAKHTVALANRHPLGRRQRVTVAGRHCEAGDEIARDIELPADLHPGDLLAVACTGAYNHSMASNYNMVGRPPLVAVKDGRTRELVRRETTADLLARDRG
- a CDS encoding nucleoside triphosphate pyrophosphohydrolase, whose product is MTVVLVDPRRPSLVPVEAIELLSGEVQYTEEMPVVVPWSLPAARPALTGEDAPVLLSSDPDHPAVTARLAAGDRLISAPEAQRGERLVDAVAMMDKLRTAGPWESEQTHDSLRRYLLEETYELFDAVRSGNADELREELGDVLLQVLFHARIAEDAPQHPFTIDDVADALVRKLGNRVPGVLAGEEISLDEQLAQWKERKATEKSRKSVLDDVPTAQPALALAQKVIQRVYNAGLPADLIPESITSIAVAADGDAENALRSAVLEFMDTVRDTEKAIAAGRRGDDIPEELDVTPLGVVTEEEWRAYWPPVPGESMIEESVEQPAADPPDPAAVAVEEAAVDGEGDRSGTEPQ
- a CDS encoding LpqN/LpqT family lipoprotein, with product MRLTAIRRCAGAVVLLALTAVGCSAKEPDYQSVWTTSSTTSTTTTAPEPQPLGQYLEGIGVTGEQVAPDKLTDLTVSIPTPPGWEKFNNPSITPATQAIAKNGSYPIAMLMVFKLGGDFNTADVIKHANADAERSENFKKLNASTADFHGFPSSMIEGSYDLNGKRLHGWNRVVIATGSPPAKQRYLVQLTITSMADQAFPDAQDIEAIIAGFTVAAK
- a CDS encoding ribose-phosphate diphosphokinase; translation: MSHDWTDNRKNLMLFAGRAHPELAEQVAKELDVHVTAQTARDFANGEIFVRYHESVRGCDAFVLQSHPAPLNKWLMEQLIMLDALKRGSAKRITAVVPFYPYARQDKKHRGREPISARLVADLLKTAGADRIVTVDLHTDQIQGFFDGPVDHMRAQNLLTGYLKDNYSGHDLVVVSPDSGRVRIAEKWADSLGGVPLAFIHKTRDPRVPNQVKSNRVVGEVAGKTCILIDDMIDTGGTIAAAVPLLKEDGAGDVIVAATHGVLSDPAPRLLAECGAREVIVTNTLPIDETKRFPQLTVLSIAPLLASTIRAVFENGSVTGLFDGDA